The region TTTTCCTTTGACATGTGTTTGAGTCCTCCTCCCCCATCTTGCTCTTTATAAAGTTATGTCGTGCTTGTTGCTGAAGAATAAATTGGATTAGTGATTGGCCGACTTTTTTCTTTTAGTAGATCATTCTGATGTTTTTTTGTGGattatttttttctctttctcattCTGGTGTTGTTTGGGTTGTCCTCTTTGGGTTGTTTTATCGTGCTTGCTTATACTTTTTTTAGACAAACACACTTAACTCATTTCATTAATCAATGGTTGTTCAATACAAGGAGGAATCAAATGAAAAGTATTACACATAGTCCAAGAATTGGTAAGTTTAACTAACAAGTAAGCAACCAAATTCATTTGGCACTTAACATACTTTACCTCAAAGTTGGGATGAGATTCTAGTAACTCTTAATCGAAGATATGATTAAACCAAATTCAGAACTACCACTGTAGTTGACATGAATCTCTTGTACCACAATTTTAGAACCACATTCAAATATCACATAATCCAATTGTATCTTAATGGCTGCTTGCACCACTTCTTTCAAGGCCATGGCTTTATCTTCCATGATCTAGTAAAGGCCAAAATCCCACGTTATACCCGCAATAATGAATCTACCATAATAATATCTACAACACCACCCCCTATTTGTTGTTCGTCTTTGAGTATTGAACCCAACATCAACATTACACTTCACCCACCCAAAATTTGGTAGATGCCAAACTGTTTGGTAGTTATGATCGATATTACCATTGTCATGGACTTTTTGAGCTTAAAACAAATCTTGCCACGTATGAAGTTCCTGCATACCTAACCGAGTCACGTCACTCCTTTCATTGTTCCATATCGAGTCATTTCTATTGTTCCAAAGAACCCAAATCATAACAGCAACTCTACCCACTACTTGTATATCCTCTTTACTACAAAGTTCATGAATAATGGCCTTGGCATCATTAAAATCCTATAATCGGGGATCTATAATAGAAGACAAATCTGTTACCCTCCAGCATTGATTGATTGTTATAAATCCAAAGAACACATGCCACTCATTTTCCTCCCTATCTTCACACAATTGGAAATTCTGAGGACACAGAACAAAGTGTTGACGAAGTTTAACCCGAGTTGGAATGCAACCCCTACAAATCCTCCAAAGTAAGTGTTTAGCTCTAGGCGATGCTATAATCTTCCATAAACTACAATAGTCCCCCTATGTAACACCAGATTATTagtatttttatttaattatttggtaTGTGGTGTGTTTTAATTAATTATGTATGTGGAATTGTATGTGTAATTGGGGTATTGGTGAGGCGTAATGAAAGCATTTGTGGGTGGTAGAAGAATTAgaataattaatataattaaaataattagaattatAATTATTATGATTAATTATTAAGTAAATGAGAAAATAGGCTTTTTGGGTGAAAAAGAGGATATTAGAGAATATGAGGGGAGTTGTTAAAGTTATGACATAAGTTGGGTCTTAATGTAATTTTTAAGAGATTAAAAATTAGGTTAGGGATAAATAGTGGTTAATAGAGTTTTGGAGAAAGCAGTATGTGAAAACAAATTTTGGTGAAAAGAGGCAAGACAAAGCTAGGGCTTGACGAAGGAAGAAGAACCTTGAGCAATTATGAATTTTTACGAGAAAACTAAGGTAAGGGGGAAAGACTTTTCTCTATGAGTGTATAATATGAAAGGGTAGAGAAGAGAGATCATCACTCTCTTGAGGAGAGGTTCAAAGCGTTGGTGAAATTCTATTATGCAGATATCAGATGTCATATGAGATATCGAGACACTGATATCTGATTAAGAACAGGACAACTTATATATAGAGGAACATAAAATAACAAAACACCCAAAGTTGTTAACCCAACTCAGTGTACAATAACACCTACATCTGGGGACTACCAAGCGAGGGAGGAAATTTATTAAATAGTATTAGTTTGTAGGCCTTCTGCAAACTATCTCCAATTTACAGTTAACACCGTAAGCACTACCCGTGCTTAACTTCTACCTAAGACTCTCCTAGGTGTGAGACCCTTCTCATCTCCATATCAATCACAATAGTGATACTTAAACAATTTTAAGAAATTCAGAAGTTACACTTCATAGACACACAATCActcaatgcttaaaagcttatgagtgCTTGATAATGCTTACAACCAATCAACACAGTCCTACTCATATATCAAGAAGATATTTGAGAGGCTCACAAATAGCACAAACACTGAAACCCTAATACGATCAACTATCTTCTCTTCTTCGTCCTCAATTAGGTTTTGAGACATTCTATATATAGTCATAGAGTGAATTGGACTTGGGCCTTGTACTCCACATGAATAAGGTGCACAACATTAGGTTATcaatcaaaagtttcctaaaatgtctcaacatttagAAAACAAAATTTGTTAACCATAATTAGAATCTTTGATTCCTCAATCATGAACGTCACATGGGAATGCTTAGTATTCCTAGAATATTTTGTAGACATTTAACCCCACAAACATTACCAAGTGTAAAACCTGTTTCAGACAAGATGTCACAACCACATGttaggacatcttgttcaacaaGTTGCATCTaagttagttttaccaaaattacttCCAATCAAAACAACAAGGAATTAACAATCTCCGCCTTTgacaaattttggctaaaacaaccaAGTGCACCTTGCACACCTGCACCACGGTCCAAGTTAACACCATAAGACAGAAATAGAAATAGAACAAAATTAAACACACATATATTACAGGGGTACTCAGGCAATCACATCAGTCAGCGTCAGTAGTCAGTGCTCCCCCTGTTTCACATAACCAGGACTCCCCCTCACGGGAAAAGCCAAAACAATATGAATTGTCCAAGTTCAAACAACAGAGGAATATGCAGCAGAAGAACAATAAGCCTCGTAAATAAGAGAAACCAAGGTTTTCCAATAAAACATGCAGATAAGATGTCAGAACATTTGGTCTGACATCTGCACAAGCACCAGCAGTAGTAGCAACATCCACTACAACACAAATCAGGCATGACAATCAATCATTCATACACACCCTGTTTTACCTCACATATCAGAGGCATATGCAGCGGGAAGAGCTTCACTCAAAACCACTCCCTTATTCAATTTGATGTCACAACACCAAGTTAGACATCACAACACAACAGCCTAGACAGTGACTAACCTGCATCTCCTATCTCCTTAAGCACAGCCAGACAATGGTTGGTGGTTAGCACACATAATAATCCCCCTTATTAGCCATAATCTGAAAAAGGTAAGCATCtaaccaaaaacagaaagaaaaaaCCATATTCATAATGTGCAAGATCCCATACAAGGGGGCACACAAGGGTGCCAAATATCCTGGTCACAGACCAAAAACCACAAAAAACAAACAGAACAAAACAAGACTACAATCAGATATCTTTCTAACTATCTGAGTCAGTTATTGCatactcttctccttcatcttctTTCTCTTCATCAACATCATTTTCACCAGCATAATCTTCATCATCAGTTCCTTCAGTAGCATCACCACCTTATACAACGTCCTTCTTTTCCTCTTCCTTCATAGCCTTCATCAATGTCTCTAGTTTAATCTTTGTTTCAGTGCTAGATCTGATGGAGTCCTCCATCTCCTTACACGTTTCCTTTAGCTGAGTAATGACACTCTTCTTGGAGGTGGTAGGGCCAGATGCTTGAGAGGATGTCATAACAATGTCTGGGACATGAGTTCCTGCAAAGAGTTTGTAGTGGAGTGATAAGGGATAATCCATTTTCTTCATATTGTCAATGGGCAACAAAATACCAGGATGTTGATTTAGGATGATTCCACAGATAAGGGATGGAAAGCAAATGGGAATTTTTACAGCAGTAGAGAAGGCTTGTTTCAACACTTGTTTAAATATGTATTTTCCAAAGTCAAACTCTTTTTTGTACCAACAGCATAAATAAATTTTCCCATACCAATAGAGATTGTTGAGGTATGATTAGTGGGCACCCAATTGGTAGTGCCAATCCTATGAAGGATGACATATTTTACACTTAGCTTACCAACAGACAACTTCCCTTTGTTTGGCCAATGTCTAACCTGCTTGGTCATGATCTCTTTGCACACCTGATCATCAGTAACTTCCAGATCAGCCTGAGGTTCATCTGTTCTTCCTAGAAATTTATTGATCACAGTTGGGGAGAATGTTACAACATTTCCTCTCACATAAACTTTATCATAGTCAACTCTCTTATTATCATCACATCCATCAGTGATAGTCACCATAAACTCCTTTACTAAGTTTTCATAACAAGGTCCAAAGTGTGTGACGGTCTTCATTAGCCCAACATCTTCTATCAGTTCCATGACCTCATTACACTTAAGGGCATCCTTCCCCAATTCCCTTTCTAGAGCTACCCTTCTCTAAATGACATACTTCCACCTTTCTACATTCTTCACATAATGTAAAGAAGCATTGTTCAgtggagctttggacctagcatCATGAGGTTTCTTGTTAGCAGATCTTTTTATAGGGGGGATGTCCTAGACATCCTGTGCAACATCAAACTCGGATTCACTAGAGGAGACAGATTTCCTCTTTCTAGTAGGGGTAACAACTTTACTCCATGACCTAGTGGGTCCAACAGGAGATTTTCCTGGAGCTTCTAGAATGAGTACCTTTCAATCCATCAACTTTTCTCTTCACTTCCCTAGAGGTAGAATCTTTAAAAGAAATAGTCTTTCCTTTACGTCTCTACAGTCTCTTGGAAATATTAGGAGTAACAATGTTTGTAAGGGGTTTTGCATCAGAATTAAGTTCTTCAACATTGACAACAAGCTCAGCTTTCTTTTTACTTCTTCTCTCACGAGCAGCATGATCAGGAACATTTTCCTAAACTTTTTCACTTGAGTCATTAGCAGGGCTTGGATCTTTTGCCAAAGATTTTTGAACATCTGGCAAAACATCAGAGTTTACTTCCTTTAAAACAGATGCAACAAACTTCCTAAGTTCCTTATCAGTTGCACTATTTTCTGCTTCCGTGGGATTTACAGAGTCGTTAGCATGCACAATGTGGTAAGGGGTTTAGGTAAGCGTGTCTAGTGTAATGATGAGAGAGATGTTCTTGTCTACCATACTTAATTAGCTGTAATTGCTATAAATGCTCATTAACAAAAATCCCAAGTTTTCCTCTTAATTTTTCAAATTGACTTGCATCCAAGGCTTTGGTAAAAATATTTGCAAGCTGATTCTCCGTGTTGACATGCTCAAGTGTTATGATTTTGTCTTCAATAAGTTCTCTGATAAAATGATGCCTGATGTCAATATGTTTAGTTCTACTATGTTGAATAGGAACTTTTAGATATATTAATAGCACTTATGTTATCACAGaagaatgtcatgacatcttgtgtgacattgtattctgtcaacatttgtttcatccataTTAGTTGAGAGAAGTTGCTACCTGCTTCTATATACTCAacttcagcagtggatagggatacacaattttgtttcttgctgaaccatgaaatcaaaatgtttcccaagaagaaacatcctccaaaggtacttttcctatcatcaacactaCCATCCCAATCAGCACCACAATATCCAACTAACATAGAATTTGAATCATGGGAGTACAAAATTCCATACTCACTTGTGCCATTCACATACTTTAGAATCGTCTTTACTTGATTGATGTGACTTACTTTGggttcaacttgatatctagcacacacaccaacaaCAAAAGTTATATCTGGTCTACTTGCTGTAAGGCATAAAAGGCTTCCAATCATGCTTTTATATATGCTCTGGTCAACACTTAAGCCTTTTTCATCTTTAGATAACTTCAAGTGGATAGGTGCAAGAActcttttgtgactagcattcTCCAATCCAAATTTATTCACAATTCCCTTAGCATATTTGATTTGACAcagaaagatagagtcttccatctaTTTGACTTAGAGCCCAAGGAAGTATATCAGTTCTCctaccaaactcatttcaaattcataTTGAATTTGCTTGACAAAATGTTGGACAATCTGATTTGACATCCCTCGAAACACAATGTCATCCACATAGATCTGAGTTATCATAAGTTTTCCATCCTTTTCTTTGACAAAGAGGGTTTTATCAATTCCACCCTTTCTATATTCATGATTGATGAGAAACTCAGTCAACCTGTAATACCAAGCTTTTGGGGATTGTTTTAAACCATACAATGTGTTCTTTAATTTGTACACATGATTTGGGAATGTAGAATTAATAAATCCTTTTGGCTATTCTACATACACATCTTCATTTAAATAGCCATTTAGGAAGGCACTTTTAACATCtatttggaacaatttgaactttAAAAGACATGCCATTCCAAGTAACAATATGATAGACTCTAAGTGAgcaactggagcaaaggtttcatcaaagtctactccttccATTTGGGTGTATCCTTGAGCAACAAGTCTGGATTGTTTCTGGTGACAACCCCTTGTTCATCTGAATTGTTCTTGTATAGCCATCTAGTGCCAATAACATTTTTTCCTACAGGTCTTGGAACCAAATCCCacacctcatttcttttgaaTTGAACAAGTTCATCTTACATAGCATTaatccagaactcatcagtcaaaGTTTCCTTGATATTCTTGGGTTCAAATTTAGAGACAAAACAGACATTTGACACAACTTCCCTTGATCTGGTGATAATTCCTTCATTTGGATTTCCTATAATAAGCTCCTTAGGGTGATCTTTCAGAATTCTTATGGAGGGCCCTTTGTTAGTTGAATAATTCTCTTTAGGTTTAGTATTAGTATTTGTATCTGCAACATCTTCTGGGACATCATTCATTGATGTTTCAACATCACCTGTGACATCAGATTCGTTAGTTGAGTCCTCCACTACAATGTTTATGGATTCCATCATTACCTTGGTTCTGGATTTGAAGACTCTGTATGCTCTGCTTTTTGTAGAGTACCCTAGAAAGATTCCCTCATCACTTTTAGGGTCCATCTTTCTCCTCTGCTCACGATCTTCCAGAATATAACATTTACTTCCAAATACATGGAAATATTTCACAGTTGTCTTTCTTCCTTTCCATAGTTTATACTATGTGGCAGAAGTCCCAGATCAGATAGTTACTATATTAAGAATATAGCAGGCAatgttcatggcttcagcccaaaaatgatatGGGAGTTTCTAAGCATGAAGCATGAATCTGGAACATTCTTGAATGGTTCTATTTTTACGCTCAACCAAGCCATTCTGTTGTGGGGTGATGGGTgaagagaactcatgactaattccttcagagGTGTAGAATTCCTCAAActtgttgttctcaaattccttcacATGGTAACTTCTAATCCTGATAATGCCACAATCCTTCTCTCTTTAAATATTTTGACAGAATTCTTTAAACACTTTAAACACTTATGACTTTTCTTTAATGAAGTTCACCCATGTGAACCTAGAGAAGTCATCCAGAACAACATAAGCATACCTctttcctcctagacttttaacTTGCATAtgtcccatcaagtccatatgaagtagctCCATAAATTTTGAGGTGGTCAGATGCTGAACCTTCTTGTGGGACATCTTTATTTGTTTCCCAATTTGACATTCAACACAGATTCTTCCTTCATCAATTTTCAGTTTaggaattcctctgactgcttcctttGACATCACCTTTTTCATAACTTTCAAATGTAAGTGACCAAGATTTTGATGCCATAGCTTAGTCTCTTCTTCTTTTTACATTAGACAAGAGGATAGACAATCGGTTTCTTAAGGAGTCCATAGATAGTAGTTATCTTTTGATCTGGATCCCTTCATGATGGCTTCATCCTTCTCATTTGTTACCATCCGTTCGGATTTATTGAAGTTTACCTTGGGACATTGGTCATAGAGTTGGCTAATACTTATAAGATTAGCAGTCGGTCCTTTAACAAGTAGGAAATCATCTAGACTAGGCAATCCTGGATAGTCCAACTTACCAATCCCTTTTATTTCTCCTTTTGATCCATCTCCAAAGGTGACATAGCTAGTGGAATAAGACTTAATATTCACCAAAAATTTCTTAACACCAATCATGTGTCTagagcagccactatcaaaataccagtccTCTCTAGCTGATGCTCTGAGGGAGGTGTGAGCTATGAGACCTGACATACCATTTTTGGGAATCCATCTTTTCTTTGGCTTCACCATGGTTTCCTTTCTTCTGAGTTGTGAAACAAGTTTAGGATAGCAATACAATTCGTAGCAGTAAGGTTTTATATGGCCAAACTTCCCACAATGATGACACTTCCATCATTGGGTCTTGTTTCCTGAGTAAACCTCTTGACACCCTTGCTGATGTTGGGAAATTTGATTTGACATATGTCGTTCCAAATGTCTTTTGGGTAGAACAAAGTTCATTACAAGGCCTTTTCCTTTGTTCATTCCTCCTTGATAGTCATAGCCTAAACCTTGAACATTTCCAACATTCTTACCAGTTTGAATAATTTCATCCAGTACAACTGAACTACTGTTAAGCATTCTTATAGACTTAGTCATATATTCAATTCTTGAATTGAGCAATATAACTTTCTCCTTCAGATCAAAGATGATAGAGAGATGCTCCACTTTCTCAGTCTATAGTTGAGCAATAGTTTTCTTTTGATCTTCTTCCAGTTTACAAACTTCTTCACTTCTGAGACACAATTCTTTGTAGGATTAAACAAGTTCTTCAAAGGTTAGTTCTTCATAGTCAGAGTCTTCATCTAAGTCAAAAATTCCAGTCAGGGCAGTAACCTGTTTGGTAGGTTCCACTTTAGGATCACTTTTAGAatcatcttctgaccaagagaCACACATACCCTTCTTCTGCTTTTTAAGAAATATGGGGAATTCAACCCTTATGTGACCAAACCCTCCACAACCATGGCACTGTATTCCTTTTCCTTGGTTAGTCTTTTCTTCAGTTTTGGGCCTTCTGCCAAAATCCTGATTTTTGGTGATGTCGAATGACTGGTTCTTGACATTAGCTCTTATCTTCTGGtccatcttcttcatcactttgTTGAATTGTCTCTAAAGTAAGATAATGGCATTAGATATCCCTTCATCTGTATCCAGGTCATTCATATTCGAGGTCTTCAATATTAGAaacaaaggctatgcttttcttcttttATGACTTTTCACTGATTCCTAACTCAAAGGTTTAAAGAGATTCCATCAGTTCATCAACTTCTATGTTGTTGATATCTTGAGCTTCTTCAATGGCAGtaaccttcatgtcaaatctCTTTGGAAGAGACCTGAGGATTTTTCTGACCATCTTGGCTTCTGACATATTCTCCCCTAGGGAACTTGAGGCATTAGTTATCTCAAtgatattcatgtgaaagtcatgaatgctctcatcctccttcattcttaagtTATCAAACTTGGTGCTTAGAATTTGAAGTCTTGATATCTTAACCTTAAAGGTTCCTTCATGAGAAGTCTTCAAGAtctcccaagcatctttagcAATAATGCATTTGTTTATTAGTCTGAAAatgttcttgtccactccatAGAATAGAGCATTCAAAGCTTCGGAGTTTCTCTGAGCTAATttgtcatcttcatcatcctaGTCTTCCTCAGGTGTTAGCTCTTTAGTGATATTGCCATATTTGTATCTAATCATTGGTTGATCCCATCCTTTGACCACAGTTTCAAGCCTTGTTGTCCATGGATTTGATAAAAGCCACCATACGTGctttccagtagtcatagttagtTCCATCAAGAATGGGTGGTCTATTCACAAAGCCTCATTCCTTatccattgtaccagaaagtataTTTCCTGAATCTCACCCAGAAACAGAGCAGGATtcctgctctgataccaattgaaattttggtatgCAGATATCACATGTCCTACGAGATGTCAAGACATTGATATCTGATTAAGAACAGGACAACTTACATATAAAGGAACATAAAATAACATAACACACAaagttgttaacccagttcagtgtACAACAACACCTACATTTGCGGGCTACTAAGACAGGGAGGAAATTCATTAAATAGTATTAGTTTGTAGGCCTTCTGCAAACTATCTCAAATTGACAGTTAACACCCTAATCACTACCCGTGCTTAACTTCTACCTAATATTATCCTAGGTGTGGGACCCTTCTCACCTCCCTatcaatcacaacagtgatactTAAACAATTTTAAGAATTTCAAAAGTCACACTTCACAGACACACAACCACTCAATGCTTAAAAGTTTATGAGTGCTTGACAATGCTTACAACTAATCAACACAGTCCTACTCATATATCAAGAAGATATTTGAGAGGCTCACAAATAACATAAACACTCAAACCCTAATACGGTCAACTATTTTCTCTTCTTCGTCCTCAATTAGGTTTTGAGACATTCTATATATAGCCATAGAATGAATTGAATTTGCTCCTTGTACTCCACATGAATCAACTGCATAACATTATGTTATCAATCAAAGgtttcctaaaatgtctcaacatttagAAAACATAATCTATTAACCACAATTAGAATCTCTGATTCCTCAATCACGAACGTCATATGGGAATCCTTAATATTCCTAGAATATTCTGTAGACAGTTAACCCCACAAACGTTACCAAGTCTAAAACCTGTTTCAGACAAGATGTCACAACCACATGttaggacatcttgttcaacatgttgcatctaagttagttttaccaaaattattGTCAATCAAAATAACAAGGAATTAACAGTTGGAAAGTTAACACATAGAGATACATTATGGTAGTGCCTTGTAAGATAAATTATCGTATTTGAATGATGTGTGAGTATATATTGTGAAGTGTGTGTATAATTGTGTGATTTATTATACATGCTTGATGATGAATCAATGTTGAGATGATTTAACATGATTGAGGCTTGTATGTGAATATATATTTGATGTGGTTCCACTGTTTGGTCACTATTTTAAGGTATTTTGGTgttgtttttattatttattatggAATTAATCAATTATTGTGTATTGAGAATTATGTTGTGCATAATTTTCGTAAACATATGGTGATAATTTTAATGATATTGCATGTTTTTgaaaatcatgcatcatggtgtacaAACTTTGGTCTAGTTTGGGTGTGTTTTGGTCCGATGGTGTGGATTAAGGAGCGAGTAGTTAGTCCCATATGGGAATTAATGAAGTATTACTAAAGGTGTTTGTAGCTAATTGGTGTGCTCTAGCCTGATGGTGTTGATTTTGTAGCGAGATGGGTTGGTGTTGTCCataatggtaccacatgcataaaTAACACATTGTATCCTGAACCGTACACACACGCGCGggcacacacacacacacacacacacacacacacacacacacacacacacacaacacacacacacacacacacacacacacacacacacacacacatatatatatatatatatatatatatatatatatatatatatatatatatatatatataagtggggATCAATTTACTCCAAAAGTAAGTTTTTTTACTTTACTCCAAATCATAACCTTTAATTTAGATTTAATCAAATGGTTAATTAGGAAAAAATGTTATTTAcaattaaataaaatgttaaCCATTAGATTATATTCAGTTTAATAATTATGATTTGTAGTAAGTTATAAAAGCTTactcttatatatatatatatatatatatatatatatatatattatatatatatatatatatatatatatatatatattatatatatatatatatatatatatatatatatatatatatagagagagagagagagagagagagagagagagagagagatgatCAAATGATACCAAAGTGTCAAACTTAGTAACATGATATCTCCGAAAACTCTTCACCACACATTCGTATAACAAAATCCACCGTTGGATTGAAAGTTATTAACATATAGATCATCTATATAAAATTTAACATTAATCAAAAATTATTTGATATGTCAACGAGATGCATAAAAATTGACGACTTAACAAAACTTTAACAAAATCGTTAATTTGATCCTTCTCTTTAATATATCAAATGATGTTCAattgatgttaaattttatagagatgatctatatgataatatcATTCAATCCAATGGTGGATTTTGTTATACGGATATGCTTTTGTAGCGGCAAATTCATGACCgttaagctatggataaacttaacgtcaataaaattagagtcgccaccgcccttttattgtttccaaagaaaaaagaaaaagtacagacaaaacccaaagataagaagttttcaaacTAAAACTAATAATATTCCAGcgattacaggtaagggggttggttacacaaagggaaggtgttagcacccaaagtgtcctaggtactcctagggagcccttttttatgtgtgtatgtgttttggcataaaagatgtttgcaataaatagagtgtggggatgacagaagaattcattgattatatttttgtgtttgacaagagcttcgggcttgtgcctacgtaccaacataaaatgagggatcaaaacctcgtagttcgtggtatcaatttcaaagtgagtgaattgtttttaacaaaaatttaagcttaaaagaggcacaaaaggcctaaaagagtttgaatgagttttagttctttttgtcttttgaaattttaagtcaagtatggttaagttcatttagaagtttgattaagaaaaagaagtttaaaaatgcaatggcataaggccaaagtttctaatttgcaataaagtcaaagtttagaaatcacaagcaaagaagattttgaaagaggggaaatatttgaaaattaagaagtgggaggagatgaagagactaatcataaGCAAAAATTTgaaagttaagagttgaaaagatctgaccaatgggatgcaatccaatagacaagaatgtcatatagaaacccattttttcctttggactttaaaatcaagcagTATCAATAAGTAAGTAGCATAatgaagagcaaggaatcaataaagatagacacatccaagctagcaactccatagtcttcttcataattttccccatgtatcagatgacatactcattgaatggctcagaataaggcattagacataggttcaaagtaacatttgcatcaagaccatgtagcagatgaactcaaaagggatctcaatacttgcatcagatgaaagtttaATTCACTATGGCTTGGCTTCAGaaaatttggcattggccaagttattttgcatagggagtgttgcctaattctaagtccaagtctcagatcaaatccaacagtccaaacaaacatttttaagggtttttgttgttattatgtacattaaggtcctaataccacaaacacaaacaaggtacAAGACAAGtatatataatcacaatatatTAACAACatatgactcaagtgagcaaagtaaaaatggcattaaaataaacaagttaaatgatatgtataataacaaatgataaatggcttgaatttaaagtgcataaggtaaatgacttaaaattaaaagt is a window of Lathyrus oleraceus cultivar Zhongwan6 chromosome 6, CAAS_Psat_ZW6_1.0, whole genome shotgun sequence DNA encoding:
- the LOC127096130 gene encoding uncharacterized mitochondrial protein AtMg00810-like; this translates as MEDSIFLCQIKYAKGIVNKFGLENASHKRVLAPIHLKLSKDEKGLSVDQSIYKSMIGSLLCLTASRPDITFVVGVCARYQVEPKVSHINQVKTILKYVNGTSEYGILYSHDSNSMLVGYCGADWDGSVDDRKKNSATDKELRKFVASVLKEVNSDVLPDVQKSLAKDPSPANDSSEKV